The DNA window ACGCGATAACGGATGACATTGCCGAGCAGGCTGTGGCTGCGGATCTGTGCGTCGAGTTCGCCGTTCAGGCTCAGTTCGATGGCTTCCGGGCGGATGGCGATACGGTGGTTGATCGGGCGCTGCAACAGTTTCGAGGCGCTGTCGGCATCGAGCAGGTTGTAGTTGCCGATGAAACCGGCTGCGAATACATCGACTGGCGCGGTATAGAGGGTTTCGGCGTCGCCGCTCTGTACGATTTTTCCCTGATTCATCAGGAAAATGCGATCAGACATGGTCAGCGCTTCTTCCTGATCGTGTGTGACGAAAATCGTGGTCAGGCCAAGTTCGCGCTGGATCTGCCGGATCTGTTCGCGCAGATGTTTACGAATCCGTGCATCGAGTGCCGACAGCGGCTCATCCAGCAACAACAGACGCGGGCGGGTGACCAGCGAGCGGGCGAGGGCGACACGCTGGCACTGGCCACCAGAAAGTTGATGCGGATAGCGGCTGGCGAAGTCGTTCAGTTCAACCAGTTTCAACACTTCGGCAACGCGTTTATGGCTGTCGTCGGCATTGACCTTTTGCATGCGCAGACCGAATGCAACGTTCTGTTCGACGGTCATGTTGGGGAACAGGGCATAGCTCTGAAACACCATGCCGATCCCGCGTTTCTGCGGACTCAACGGCACGATATCGACGCCATCCAGCAGAATCTTGCCGCCATCCACCGACGTCAGGCCGGCGATGCAGCGCAACAGCGTGGATTTGCCGCAACCGGACGGGCCGAGCAGGGTGACGAATTCGCCCTTGTTGATTTCGCAGTTGATGTCGCTGAACACCGTGGTGCCAGCGTAATTCTTTTGCAGGTGTTGGACGCTGACATAGCTCATTCGCTTTTGTCCTTGTTCAAAATGTTGGCGATCCAGGTCAGGACCAGCACGAAAAAGAAATACGAAATAACCAGGGCGCTGGTGAAGTGGCCGCTGCTGTTGCGCATGTTGTTCAGATAGACCTGCAGGGTTTCGTAGCGGGTGCCGACGAGGATGTTGGCGAAGACGAATTCACCGAACAGGAACGAGAACGACAGCAGCAACGCGACCATCAGGCCTTTGCGCAGGTTCGGCAGCACCACCAGAAACGCCGCTTGAAAGGTGCTGGCGCCGAGCAGTTGCGCGGCGTCCATCAGGTCGCGCAGGTTGATCGCTTGCAGGTTGTTGGTGATCGCCCGGTACATGAACGGCAGCGCCACGGTGAAGTAGCAACCGATCAGAATCCACGGCGTCCCGACCATCGCCATCGGCCCGGAACCGTACAGTTGCAACAGGCCCACCGAAGACACCACGGGCGGCACCGCGAAGGGCAGCAGGATCAGGATGTTCATCAGCGCATCGAGTTTCGGGAAGTGGTAATGCACCACAAACAGCAGCGGCAGGATCAGCACCACTGACAGCACCAGCGCGCCGACACAGACGAGCAGAGATTGGCCAAAGGCGTGGAGGAAGCGCGGGTCGCTCCACAACTGGATGTACCACTTGAAGGTGAAACCGCTGGGCAGAATGGTTGCCGACCAACTGCTGGCGATCGAATAGACCAGCGTGCCCGCCAGTGGCAGCAAGAGGATGGCGAACAGCAGGTAGACCACGACGCGGTGGTAGACACCGGCCGGGCCGGATTCAGCGCGAGACATGGTAGCTCCTCTTCAACAGCAGTTGATGCACGACCGTGACGATGGTCATCAGCGCCACCAGTACCACGGCCAAGGCGCTGGCCAGGTTCGGATCGAGGGAAATATCCCCGGAGACCATCGCCGCAATACGGATCGGCAGCACGTTGAAGTTGCCGGTGGTCAGCGCGTACACCGTGGCGTAGGCGCCGAGGGCGTTGGCCAGCAGGATCACGAAGGTGCCGAGCAGCGCCGGGGTCAGCACCGGCAAACCGATGTGCCGCCAGAACTGCCAGCCATTGGCACCGAGCAGCGCAGCGGACTCGCGCCAGT is part of the Pseudomonas sp. TH06 genome and encodes:
- a CDS encoding ABC transporter ATP-binding protein, with product MSYVSVQHLQKNYAGTTVFSDINCEINKGEFVTLLGPSGCGKSTLLRCIAGLTSVDGGKILLDGVDIVPLSPQKRGIGMVFQSYALFPNMTVEQNVAFGLRMQKVNADDSHKRVAEVLKLVELNDFASRYPHQLSGGQCQRVALARSLVTRPRLLLLDEPLSALDARIRKHLREQIRQIQRELGLTTIFVTHDQEEALTMSDRIFLMNQGKIVQSGDAETLYTAPVDVFAAGFIGNYNLLDADSASKLLQRPINHRIAIRPEAIELSLNGELDAQIRSHSLLGNVIRYRVEARGVELVVDVLNRSAADLHPDGQRLALSIDPTALCEVA
- a CDS encoding ABC transporter permease, whose product is MSRAESGPAGVYHRVVVYLLFAILLLPLAGTLVYSIASSWSATILPSGFTFKWYIQLWSDPRFLHAFGQSLLVCVGALVLSVVLILPLLFVVHYHFPKLDALMNILILLPFAVPPVVSSVGLLQLYGSGPMAMVGTPWILIGCYFTVALPFMYRAITNNLQAINLRDLMDAAQLLGASTFQAAFLVVLPNLRKGLMVALLLSFSFLFGEFVFANILVGTRYETLQVYLNNMRNSSGHFTSALVISYFFFVLVLTWIANILNKDKSE